Within the Gloeobacter kilaueensis JS1 genome, the region CTCAACAGCATAGCTGCCCCCAGAGCACTGAAACTTTGTATCCGGCACTACAAAATACTGCCAATCACCTCCTTAGGATAGTTTGGCCTTGCCCCGTCCGGCTTGGCCCCATCTCCAGACCCACCGTAGACCCATTAGCGCTCGAGGAAGACCCCGACATGGCGAAGACTCCCGACGATGTCCTCAAGCTCATCAAAGACGAGGACGTCAAGATCGTTGATTTGAAGTTTATTGATTTGCCCGGAATCTGGCAGCATTGCTCGTTTGCTCCCAGCCAGATCGATGCGGACGCGATTATCGACGGCATCCCCTTCGATGGTTCGAGCATTCGCGGCTGGAAGACGATCAACGAGTCGGACATGTTGATGGTGCCCGACCCGAGCACGGCGTTCATCGATCCGTTCTTCAAAGAAAAGACCCTCAGCCTCACCTGCTCGATCCGCGAACCGCGCACCGGTGAGCCCTACAGCCGCGATCCGCGCACGATTGCAAGCAAGGCGCTCGATTATCTTAAAAACACCGGCATCGCCGATACCGCCTACTTTGGGCCGGAGGCGGAATTTTTTATTCTCGACGACGCGCGCTTCGATCAGACCCAAAGTTCGGGCTACTACTACATCGATTCGGTCGAAGCGAACTGGAACACTGGCCGCGCCGAAGGGCCGAACCTCGCCTACAAGAACCGTCCCAAAGAAGGCTACTTCCCGGTCGCACCGAGCGATTCCCAGCAGGATCTGCGCACCGAGATGCTGCTGACGATGGGTGAACTGGGTATCCCGATCGAAAAGCACCACCACGAAGTCGCCGCCGGTGGCCAGGCAGAACTGGGCTTCCGCTTTTTGCCCCTGGTGGAGGCGGCGGACGCGCTTTTGATCTACAAGTACGTCATCAAGAACGTTGCCCGCAAGTACGGCAAGGTGGCGACCTTCATGCCCAAGCCCGTCTTCAACGACAACGGCACCGGTATGCATACCCACCAGTCGCTCTGGAAGGACGGCAAGCCGCTGTTCTTTGGCGACAAGTACGCCAACTTGAGCGAGACGGCTCTGCACTATATCGGCGGTCTGCTCAAGCACGCCCCGGCCATCCTCGCCTTCTCCAACCCGACCACCAACTCCTACAAGCGCCTGGTGCCCGGCTTCGAGGCTCCGGTCAACCTCGCCTACTCCCAGGGCAACCGCTCGGCCTCGATCCGCATTCCGATCAGCGGCTCCAACCCCAAGGCCAAGCGCCTCGAATTTCGCTGTCCGGACGCGAGCAGCAACCCTTACCTGGCTTTCTCGGCGATGCTTCTCGCCGGTCTCGACGGCATCAAAAACAAGATCGATCCGGGCGAGCCGCTCGACGTCGATATCTACGAATTGTCGCCGGAGGAACTGGCAAAGGTGCCTTCCACCCCCGGCTCACTCTCCGAAGCCCTCAAGGCGCTCGAAGAGGACCACGCCTTCCTCACCGAGGGCGGCGTCTTTACTGAGGAATTGATCAGCACCTGGATCGAGTACAAACTCGCCAAGGAAGTAATTCCACTGTCGCTCAGGCCCCATCCCTACGAGTTCGTCCTCTACTTCGACGTTTGATCGCTCAAGCAAATGCTTCAAGATCCCGGTAGCACTACCGGGATTTTTTTGGCCCAACTGGCGTCAGGAGATATTGTTGTTCTTTTTTGGTTCTTTAATAAAACTGTTCAGGCGCTCGTAGGCTTTTGAGAGCCTTTCGAGATCGGCGTCGTCCGCTTTTTCGATATCGATGAGTTCGTTGTGGGCCTTTTCGATCGAGCGGATGATCTCGTTGAGTTTGAGGTTGATCGCTCGGGTGTCACGGTTTTGGGTGTTCTGGATGATAAACACCATCAAGAAGGTGATCACCGTCGTGCTGGTATTGATGATGAGCTGCCAGGTATCGCTGAAGTGAAAGAACGGACCAGAAATCGCCCAGACGACGATGAGCAGGCAGGCGATCAAAAATGACCACGAAGTCCCCAAAATTTGGGAGGCGAAGGCAGAAAATTGTTGAAATTTAGCAGATAGGGAATGGGTAGTTCCTGTTTCATTCATCGTGCAACGGCTCCTGGTTTTGATCTATCTAAAGGCAGTGACTACCCCACTGAAAGAGCGCTGTTCCCCCGTCTACCCCTTCGATCATCGGATCTGGGGCAACTCCATCCCTCGTCCTGGAGACAGAAAGATGGGACATAATTGTTGCGGGTAGATATCGACCAGAATGGCCTTCCAGCCTTTCACTTCACCAGATGGAGCAAGTGGCGGTGCGTCAGCGGGCGCAGCTGAGCGGGCCCGGTACGTGGCGGCCAATCCGGCGACTGCAGCCTCGGTGCTGAGGGAGCTGGCCCGGCACCCGGATCGGGGGGTGCGGCGGATAGTAGCGGCCAATCCGAGCACACCGGAGGAACTGCTCTTCAAGCTCGCCATCGAGTTTCCCCGCTCTTTTTTGAACAATCCACTCCTCAGCCAGTCGCTGCGGGAGCGCCCCGGCCTGATCGATCGCCTGCCCGTGCGCACCCTCGTCAGTCTCCTCAAACAGCCGGGTATACCTGCCCAGCTCCTGGTGCAGGCGAGTGCGAGTCCGGACCCGCAGGTGCAACTGGCGGTGCTGTTGCACCCGGCCCTGCCCGCCTCGCTGCTGGCCCTGCTCGCCCGATGCCGCCATTCCCTCGTCGCCGGGTCGGCAAAGTTGCACGTCAATGCGCCGGGATCACTCGCCATAGCCGATGCCCGCTCCCTCATCCTGGCAAGCGGCCTTGTTCTGGCCAATCCCCGCAGGGCGGCAGCAGTGCTCGCCCTTGCCCCAGTGCCGGACTGGCTCATCGAGACGTTCCGCAACCAGTGGTCTGCCTCTGTGCCCATTTCGGCTGCGCTGGCTCCCCTGCTTGCCGGCAGCACAGTCGCCGCCGTGCGGCAGGCAGTGGCCGCCGCTGCCTCCACCGAGACAGCGCTCCTGGTGGAGCTGGCCCAGGATACGGATGCCCAGGTGCGGGCCGTCGTCGCTGCCCACAGGAGGACACCCGAGACGGTTCTGCAGCAACTGGCGGGCGATAGCGATCCTCTTGTCCGGCAAGCTGTCGCCGCCAATCCGGCAACCCCGGTTGTCTGGCTCGAACGGCTGGCAGCCGACGCGCTCAAAGCGGTGCGCCTGACAGCGATCCGCAGCGGTCGGCTGCCGTCTTCTAAGCTGGAACTTCTTGCTTGCGATGGGGACCCGGCAGTGATCAAAGCAGTGGTCCGCCGCCTCAGCGGTGCGACGCTCCTGCTCGATCGGCTGAGCACCCACCCCGAGGCGGGCGTGCGGGCAGTGGTCGCTGCTCATCCCGAGTTGAGCCTGTCGTTTGTGGAGCGCCTTGCCCGCGATCCGGAGGCGGCGGTGCGGGCGGCGGTGGCCCAAAATCCAAAGACCCCCCTCGGTTGTCTGGAGCAGTTGGGACGCGAGGGCGGTCAGGTCCGTCTGGGCATTGCCCGCAATCCGCGCACCGGCGAAGCGATGCTCGCCACCCTCGCCAGTGATAGCCGACCGGCGGTGCGTCTGGCCGTTGCTGCCCATCCTGCCACTTCACAGGCAATCTTGAGCCGGTTGGCCGCTGACGCCCAGGCAGCGGTGCGGCGGCAGGCAGCGACGAACCCCTACCTGCCTGCGGGGTTACTCGGGCAACTGGCCTCCGATCCCGAAGCCCAGGTTCGCCGCGCCGTCGCCAGCAATCTGCGCACCGACAGCCAGACATTGCAGCATCTGAGCTATGACGCTTCTTTTGGCGTGCGCTGCGCCGTCGCCCTCAACGCCGCCACGCCGGAGCCGGTGCTGGTCAGGCTCGCCAGTGGTGGGCATCGGCGGGTGCGCCGGGCGGTGACCCGCAACCCACGCCTGCTTGCCCTGGAGCAGGAAGCGGCAGCGAGCGATCTTGCCCTGGGACGGCTCGAAGCCCTGGCTCTCAGCCCCTGGCCCCAGGTGCGGCGCTCAGCGGCGACCAATCGCCGGCTCAGTACGCAGGCGCTGCTGCGGCTATTGCAAGATCCGGTGGGTTACGTGCGCACAGCAGCGGCGGCCAATCCGAATGCCCGGCAGTTTTATACTGGCGTGCTGCGGTCGATCGCGAGCATGGCGATCGAGCAACTGCAGGAACTTGCTCTCAGTCCCTGGCCCCAGGTGCGCTCCGCCATCGCGCTCCACCCGCGCCTGTCCGCCGATCTCCTCGCCCAGCTCAGCACAGATCCCGAACCGGCGGTGCGGGCCGCTGCCGCTGCCAATCCGGGTCTACCCACCCGGCTGCTCGAACAGCTGGCCGCTGACCGCTCCGCCCCCGTGCGGCTGAGCGCTGCCAACAACCCGTCCCTGCCCGAGCGGCTGCTGCGGCAATTGAGCAGCGACCGGCGGCTGCAGGCGGGGCTGGCAGCCAACCAACGTGCCCTGCCTTTTATCCTCGAAAGCGAGGTGCGCAACCGCAGCTACTGCTTCGAGCGGCTGATGCTCCTGCTCCACCCCAGGATGAGCGCCCAGGGTCTGGCGCTTGCCAGCCGCTCCCTCGCCTGGCCGGAGCGCTGGGCAGTGGCGAGCCATCGCCGCACACCCGAGGCGCTGTTGCAGCAACTCGTCGTCGATAGCAACCGCCTGGTGCGCGAGGCTGCCTGGGCCAACCTCACCGCCCGCAGCGCCGCCCGGTCCCATCTATAAAATTTTCTGCGCCATCTATCCGGCGCGCCGCAGCCCTGGACAGCACTTGTTGTCAATTTTTGGCAACTTGTGACAACGATGCTAGAGTGCAGGAACGAGCAGGAAGATGGTGGAAGTTCCCATGACAATGAATGTGAATCTGACCCCTCAGCTTGAAGAGATGATCCGCCAGAAAGTAGCTTCTGGTCTTTACACCTCGGCCAGCGAGGTCGTGCGCGAAGCCCTGCGGCTGATGGACGAACAGGATCGGATACGAGCGCTCAAGCTCGAGCGGCTGCGACAGGACATTCGAGAAGGGCTGGAAAGTGGCCCGGCAGAACCACTGGACCTTGAAGCCATCAAACAAGAAAGCCGCCGCCGTAGAGCAGCACGCCTTGAGGAGCAGCAGCGAACCTGATGCCCAACGTTGTTATCCAGCCCCGCGCCAGAGCTGATATTGCAGAGATATGGGAGTATATCGCGGAAGACAGCGAAGACCGAGCTGCAGCTTTATTGAGATGTTGGGTGAAAAATTTGAGACAATTGCTCGGCAATCCAATATCGGACGTAAGCGCAGCGAACTCGCCGCTGGATTGCGCAGCTTTCCGATAAACCGGTACGTCATTTTTTATCTGCCGATTTCCGGCGGGATTGAGGTGGTACGGATACTACACGGCGCACGCGATCTAGAGGCGATTTTTTTGGAGGAAAGCTAACTCCCGTGCATCCTCTCGAAGGCCACAACCTGAGCGGCGGCTACGGCCAGGCGATCGTAATTCGCGAACTGGATTTTGCGGTGGGCAGAGGCGAGTGGCTGAGCCTGGTCGGCCCGAACGGCTCTGGCAAATCCACTTTGCTGAAGTTGTTGAGCGCTGCGCTCCCAGCTGTCGGCGGGAATGTCCAGCTGGAGGGCAGCAATATCCAGACCCTGGCTGGTGAGGTGCTGGCGCGCAAGATCGCTTTTGTTCCCCAGCGGGCGGTTGTGCCTGTCGGTTTGAGCGTCTACGAACTGGTCAGCCTGGGCCGCAATCCGCACCAGCCCTGGTGGCAGTGGCGATCGACGAGCGACGATCGGCGGGCCGTCGAAGAAGCGCTTGAGCGCACGGGACTCACGGCGATGAGCGATCGGCCCGTCGAATCGCTCTCAGGAGGCGAGCAGCAGCGCGCCTTTGTCGCCCTCGCCCTCGCCCAGCGCACCGAGATCTTGCTTTTAGACGAGCCCACGACCCACCTGGATCTGCGCTACCAGCTGGAACTGTTGGAACTGCTCCAGGCGATTAACCGACAACAGCAGGTGACGATCGTCGCGGTTCTGCACGAGTTGAATCTGGCCGCCCGCTACAGCGATCGCCTGGCGCTGCTGCACCAGGGCCGCATCCGCGCCATTGGCAGCCCCGAGCAGGTACTCACCCCAGGGCTGGTGGCCGAAGTCTTCGGCATCGAAGTGAGCGTGATCCAGACGGCAGTGGGACCACAAATTTTGCCGCTGCAGCCCTGCCGCTAAAAAATGCGGTCGATCCCTCCGGCGCGTGTATGATGACTGCACAACCGAAAAGCTCTGGGAGTCCGGGGGATCAGCCCGGACAGAATGGGGAAAGCGCGGTGCGAATCCGCCGCTGTGCCGCAACTGTGATGGCTTGAAATACGGCCTCAGTCAGGAAGCCCACCCGTGAGTCGGTGATTCCACTCATCCTGCGTCGCACAGGAAAGGGGTTTTTTGATGGCCATCTACGGAGCGCCCGTTCCCTGGGCGCTGGTTGGTTTTTTGTCTGTTGTCGTCGCTTTGCCGGCTGTGGCAGAACCGGCAGCACTCCTGACAGGGGTGCCGCCGGTGAGCCAGCAGGCTCGCGATCTTTTTGCCCAGGCACCCGCGCCGCCGCTTCCCTCTACGCCCGAAGTCCGGCCTCTGGAGGGTTTTGCCGAATCCCGGCTCGATCAGCCGCTCTTTGCGCCCTTTCGCCGCGAGGGCACCGTGCGCGAGTCGAGCCGGGCAGCCTACGTCGTCACCCGCCGCCAGATCGAGGTGCAGGGAGCCCGCACCGTCCAGGAAGCGCTCAGGTACCTGCCGGGGGTGCTGAGCGACGGCACCGCCGGTACCCAGCTCGGGGCCAGCAGTTCCCAGTTCATCCGGGGCGGCGACAGCCCCCAGACTCTCGTCCTGCTCGATGGCCGCCCGATCAACGACCTCGGCTTCCAGGGCAGCTACGACCTGTCTGAAATTACCACCGACGCAATCGAGCGCATCGAGGTCGTGCCGGGGGGAGGTTCGACGCTGTACGGTGCAAACGCCGTAGGTGGGGTGATCAATATCGTCACCCGCGCCGTAAGCGAGCAACCGGCGACGACCAGTGTGCGGCTCACGGCGGGCAGCTTTGGCCTCAACGAGCAGAGCCTGCAGACCAGCGGCACCAGCGGACCGATTGGCTGGCGGGTGGGCTACGACCGCACCCAGGCGACCAACAACTTTCCGTTTACGATCGACTCGGTCGGTTTTTCAGGAATTCGCCAGAACGCCGATGTCGTCTACAACAACTTCAACGTCCGGCTGGAGGCGGCCCTCAGCCCCCGCACCGACCTGACGTTTAATCTCATTGCCAACAACAAGGACCTCGGAGCGCCGGGGGGCGTGCCTCTGCCCATTCCCGGCAGCGTCGGCCAGTTCAACAGCCTCAGCTCCGACGCCCGCCAGTTCACCAACAACTGGCTCACCGACCTGCTCTTAAAAGCCAAACTGGGCCAGGGCGAAGATTCGCGGCTCACCGCCCGCTTTTACGCCGACTTTTTGAACTACCGCTTCGACGCCCCGGTGAGTCTTGGCACCCGCGACGAGATTGCCCGCGAGGATTACGGCCTGCAGCTGCAGCACGACTGGCGAGTAAGCCCCGGCCAGAACCTGATTTACGGCTTTGACTTCCGCACGACCCACGCCCTCAACACCACCTTCAACTACCCTTCCACCACGACTGCCCTCAACTACGAGGGCGATGTGACTCAGGGAGCCTTCTTCGTGCGCGACGAAATTGCCATTCTGGACTCTCTGCGCTTGAATCTGGGCGTGCGCCAGGATCTAAGCAGCGTGGTCAATGGCTCCTTTACTTCGCCGAGCGCCGGGCTGCGCTGGGAGGTGGGCGAGGATACAGCGATACGAGCCAACTACGCCCGCAGCTTCCGCGCTCCCCTCATCTCAGACCTGTA harbors:
- the glnA gene encoding type I glutamate--ammonia ligase → MAKTPDDVLKLIKDEDVKIVDLKFIDLPGIWQHCSFAPSQIDADAIIDGIPFDGSSIRGWKTINESDMLMVPDPSTAFIDPFFKEKTLSLTCSIREPRTGEPYSRDPRTIASKALDYLKNTGIADTAYFGPEAEFFILDDARFDQTQSSGYYYIDSVEANWNTGRAEGPNLAYKNRPKEGYFPVAPSDSQQDLRTEMLLTMGELGIPIEKHHHEVAAGGQAELGFRFLPLVEAADALLIYKYVIKNVARKYGKVATFMPKPVFNDNGTGMHTHQSLWKDGKPLFFGDKYANLSETALHYIGGLLKHAPAILAFSNPTTNSYKRLVPGFEAPVNLAYSQGNRSASIRIPISGSNPKAKRLEFRCPDASSNPYLAFSAMLLAGLDGIKNKIDPGEPLDVDIYELSPEELAKVPSTPGSLSEALKALEEDHAFLTEGGVFTEELISTWIEYKLAKEVIPLSLRPHPYEFVLYFDV
- a CDS encoding low affinity iron permease family protein; amino-acid sequence: MNETGTTHSLSAKFQQFSAFASQILGTSWSFLIACLLIVVWAISGPFFHFSDTWQLIINTSTTVITFLMVFIIQNTQNRDTRAINLKLNEIIRSIEKAHNELIDIEKADDADLERLSKAYERLNSFIKEPKKNNNIS
- a CDS encoding type II toxin-antitoxin system ParD family antitoxin, with the translated sequence MTMNVNLTPQLEEMIRQKVASGLYTSASEVVREALRLMDEQDRIRALKLERLRQDIREGLESGPAEPLDLEAIKQESRRRRAARLEEQQRT
- a CDS encoding type II toxin-antitoxin system RelE/ParE family toxin — encoded protein: MLGEKFETIARQSNIGRKRSELAAGLRSFPINRYVIFYLPISGGIEVVRILHGARDLEAIFLEES
- a CDS encoding ABC transporter ATP-binding protein, which translates into the protein MHPLEGHNLSGGYGQAIVIRELDFAVGRGEWLSLVGPNGSGKSTLLKLLSAALPAVGGNVQLEGSNIQTLAGEVLARKIAFVPQRAVVPVGLSVYELVSLGRNPHQPWWQWRSTSDDRRAVEEALERTGLTAMSDRPVESLSGGEQQRAFVALALAQRTEILLLDEPTTHLDLRYQLELLELLQAINRQQQVTIVAVLHELNLAARYSDRLALLHQGRIRAIGSPEQVLTPGLVAEVFGIEVSVIQTAVGPQILPLQPCR
- a CDS encoding TonB-dependent receptor plug domain-containing protein; translated protein: MAIYGAPVPWALVGFLSVVVALPAVAEPAALLTGVPPVSQQARDLFAQAPAPPLPSTPEVRPLEGFAESRLDQPLFAPFRREGTVRESSRAAYVVTRRQIEVQGARTVQEALRYLPGVLSDGTAGTQLGASSSQFIRGGDSPQTLVLLDGRPINDLGFQGSYDLSEITTDAIERIEVVPGGGSTLYGANAVGGVINIVTRAVSEQPATTSVRLTAGSFGLNEQSLQTSGTSGPIGWRVGYDRTQATNNFPFTIDSVGFSGIRQNADVVYNNFNVRLEAALSPRTDLTFNLIANNKDLGAPGGVPLPIPGSVGQFNSLSSDARQFTNNWLTDLLLKAKLGQGEDSRLTARFYADFLNYRFDAPVSLGTRDEIAREDYGLQLQHDWRVSPGQNLIYGFDFRTTHALNTTFNYPSTTTALNYEGDVTQGAFFVRDEIAILDSLRLNLGVRQDLSSVVNGSFTSPSAGLRWEVGEDTAIRANYARSFRAPLISDLYYRLRSPFFNIDGNPNLRPEQGDSYDIGIDQKIGEAALLRLTYFSNTVSDTISFVFSDPFFTSGTYTNVGLVRTTGVEATADIEIAPFWYFSANYTTSDPRILQDSDPTVLGKQLSFRGADSFNASLAYESPGGWYAGVFVHSIGSFFVNNANTESLGGYTTADLKLRLPLNNAFVLNAQLNNLFNQQYQVYPGYPGLGLNFRLGLTLTL